From Apium graveolens cultivar Ventura chromosome 9, ASM990537v1, whole genome shotgun sequence, the proteins below share one genomic window:
- the LOC141687201 gene encoding uncharacterized protein LOC141687201 isoform X2 — MAALLRRKNKLYLNLNFCALGHAHSTELRAFTTFTFYRENYNNNVANWGLGLFRHSCYKNTNIQFTTTASQFLRFASTNTQPRGEDFAANNIVDQPCSSSTKASWQESYDVASKVLRKIWSTISGIGPLLRAMANMTSHDWVLAFEEWKDDFHHYRGIYLERYELMFYAAKISMRLLVKIFLGKRLSHRERLLLTQSTADLFSLVPGFMYNFVRSIEFMLPVFLNPFPIMISKQGALKRKVNSLNARSEFAFFLQDTARALIKLNVKQTVWDHDDFQSQFRRFMPISNENILFLARLLSDELILDIISIAQLVNICNCMGIPPCGTDEYLRLMLRKRLKTIKKEDKEINEKGVESLSEADLHKCCRERGIHLVEEMRQQLYSWLDLSLNHQIPPSLLILSITFATTEKSKPEEAILATMFSFPHELALVATARSLSCPDAAYDKSRRQFILRMQKKLIKDENIRKKVMSDMKQSVTTQDDPALEEMTIPLAYAATEQVEAISGDKQKKLCEISYANAAFSTALPVITECEKFLMLVKNEINLIDIEGEYDKKIAMKADRAAREVNEQDAVLCTDEEVSSGLAKWADVMLQNLDKEIDDVDAVLCTDEEVSSVLAKRADVMLQNLDKEIDDVDAEIGYRWRGLDRYCDGTVSPEMVAAAALYLKDAMGKEGIQKLISNISDHNGE, encoded by the exons ATGGCAGCATTGTTAAGGAGGAAGAACAAGCTTTATTTAAACTTGAATTTCTGTGCTCTGGGTCATGCCCACTCTACTGAGCTTCGTGCTTTTACTACTTTCACATTTTATCGGGAGAATTACAACAACAATGTTGCAAATTGGGGGTTGGGACTATTCAGGCATAGCTGTTACAAAAATACCAATATTCAATTTACTACAACTGCTTCACAATTCCTTCGTTTTGCTTCCACAAACACGCAACCGAGAGGAGAAGACTTTGCTGCTAACAACATAGTGGATCAACCTTGCTCTAGTAGCACAAAAGCAAGTTGGCAAGAATCCTACGATGTTGCATCTAAAGTTTTACGTAAAATATGGAGCACCATTTCTGGTATAGGTCCCCTGCTGAGAGCTATGGCCAATATGACCAG CCACGATTGGGTCTTAGCATTCGAAGAATGGAAAGATGATTTTCATCATTACCGTGGAATTTACCTAGAAAGATATGAACTTATGTTTTACGCTGCAAAGATCAGTATGAGGTTACTGGTTAAGATTTTTCTTGGGAAGAGACTATCTCATAGGGAGAGGCTGCTACTTACCCAAAGCACAGCTGATTTATTCTCGCTTGTCCCCGGTTTTATGTATAATTTTGTTCGGTCCATCGAATTCATGTTACCAGTATTCCTCAATCCATTCCCAATCATGATATCTAAACAG GGAGCACTGAAAAGGAAGGTGAACAGCCTAAATGCAAGAAGTGAATTTGCATTTTTTCTTCAGGACACAGCTAGAGCATTGATCAAGTTAAATGTGAAACAAACGGTTTGGGATCATGATGATTTCCAGAGCCAA TTTAGAAGATTTATGCCCATATCAAATGAGAACATCTTGTTCTTAGCCAGGTTGCTCAGTGACGAGCTTATTTTAGATATTATTAGCAT AGCCCAATTAGTGAATATTTGCAATTGTATGGGAATCCCTCCGTGCGGAACAGACGAATATTTACGTCTCATGCTTCGGAAAAGACTAAAAAC GATTAAAAAAGAGGATAAGGAAATTAACGAGAAGGGTGTGGAGTCTCTTTCGGAAGCTGATCTTCATAAGTGTTGTAGAGAGCGAGGTATACATTTGGTGGAAGAAATGCGTCAACAG CTTTACTCTTGGTTGGATTTAtcactgaatcatcaaattcccCCTTCACTTCTCATTCTCTCCat AACCTTCGCCACGACCGAAAAGTCAAAGCCTGAAGAAGCTATTTTAGCTACAATGTTTTCATTTCCACATGAGTTAGCACTTGTTGCTACCGCCAGATCCTTATCATGTCCAGATGCTGCTTATGACAAGAGTAGAAGACAATTCATTCTAAGAATGCAAAAGAAACTGATCAAG GATGAAAACATAAGGAAAAAAGTAATGTCTGATATGAAGCAATCTGTTACTACTCAAGATGATCCGGCTCTAGAAGAAATGACCATTCCACTAGCATATGCAGCGACAGAACAAGTTGAAGCAATTTCCGGGGACAAACAGAAAAAGCTTTGTGAAATTAGTTATGCAAATGCAGCTTTTTCTACTGCATTA CCCGTGATTACGGAATGCGAAAAGTTTTTGATGCTTGTCAAGAATGAG ATAAATCTTATTGACATAGAGGGTgaatatgataaaaaaattgcCATGAAAGCAGATAGAGCTGCCCGTGAGGTGAATGAGCAAGATGCTGTATTATGTACTGATGAGGAGGTTTCATCAGGACTGGCAAAATGG GCTGATGTCATGCTCCAAAACCTTGATAAAGAAATTGATGATGTCGATGCTGTATTATGTACTGATGAGGAGGTTTCATCAGTACTGGCAAAACGG GCTGATGTCATGCTCCAAAACCTTGATAAAGAAATTGATGATGTCGATGCGGAAATTGGTTATCGTTGGCGAGGTCTTGACCG ATACTGCGACGGGACAGTTAGTCCGGAGATGGTTGCAGCTGCAGCTTTGTACTTGAAGGATGCTATGGGCAAGGAGGGGATTCAAAAACTTATCAGCAACATTTCAGATCATAATGGTGAGTAG
- the LOC141687201 gene encoding uncharacterized protein LOC141687201 isoform X1 — translation MAALLRRKNKLYLNLNFCALGHAHSTELRAFTTFTFYRENYNNNVANWGLGLFRHSCYKNTNIQFTTTASQFLRFASTNTQPRGEDFAANNIVDQPCSSSTKASWQESYDVASKVLRKIWSTISGIGPLLRAMANMTSHDWVLAFEEWKDDFHHYRGIYLERYELMFYAAKISMRLLVKIFLGKRLSHRERLLLTQSTADLFSLVPGFMYNFVRSIEFMLPVFLNPFPIMISKQGALKRKVNSLNARSEFAFFLQDTARALIKLNVKQTVWDHDDFQSQFRRFMPISNENILFLARLLSDELILDIISIAQLVNICNCMGIPPCGTDEYLRLMLRKRLKTIKKEDKEINEKGVESLSEADLHKCCRERGIHLVEEMRQQLYSWLDLSLNHQIPPSLLILSITFATTEKSKPEEAILATMFSFPHELALVATARSLSCPDAAYDKSRRQFILRMQKKLIKDENIRKKVMSDMKQSVTTQDDPALEEMTIPLAYAATEQVEAISGDKQKKLCEISYANAAFSTALPVITECEKFLMLVKNEINLIDIEGEYDKKIAMKADRAAREVNEQDAVLCTDEEVSSGLAKWADVMLQNLDKEIDDVDAVLCTDEEVSSVLAKRADVMLQNLDKEIDDVDAEIGYRWRGLDRYCDGTVSPEMVAAAALYLKDAMGKEGIQKLISNISDHNGVDLVPGGKILRETLITCTCVGLVPYNGFRGKGCDVFKTGRCVNIITDDTSKI, via the exons ATGGCAGCATTGTTAAGGAGGAAGAACAAGCTTTATTTAAACTTGAATTTCTGTGCTCTGGGTCATGCCCACTCTACTGAGCTTCGTGCTTTTACTACTTTCACATTTTATCGGGAGAATTACAACAACAATGTTGCAAATTGGGGGTTGGGACTATTCAGGCATAGCTGTTACAAAAATACCAATATTCAATTTACTACAACTGCTTCACAATTCCTTCGTTTTGCTTCCACAAACACGCAACCGAGAGGAGAAGACTTTGCTGCTAACAACATAGTGGATCAACCTTGCTCTAGTAGCACAAAAGCAAGTTGGCAAGAATCCTACGATGTTGCATCTAAAGTTTTACGTAAAATATGGAGCACCATTTCTGGTATAGGTCCCCTGCTGAGAGCTATGGCCAATATGACCAG CCACGATTGGGTCTTAGCATTCGAAGAATGGAAAGATGATTTTCATCATTACCGTGGAATTTACCTAGAAAGATATGAACTTATGTTTTACGCTGCAAAGATCAGTATGAGGTTACTGGTTAAGATTTTTCTTGGGAAGAGACTATCTCATAGGGAGAGGCTGCTACTTACCCAAAGCACAGCTGATTTATTCTCGCTTGTCCCCGGTTTTATGTATAATTTTGTTCGGTCCATCGAATTCATGTTACCAGTATTCCTCAATCCATTCCCAATCATGATATCTAAACAG GGAGCACTGAAAAGGAAGGTGAACAGCCTAAATGCAAGAAGTGAATTTGCATTTTTTCTTCAGGACACAGCTAGAGCATTGATCAAGTTAAATGTGAAACAAACGGTTTGGGATCATGATGATTTCCAGAGCCAA TTTAGAAGATTTATGCCCATATCAAATGAGAACATCTTGTTCTTAGCCAGGTTGCTCAGTGACGAGCTTATTTTAGATATTATTAGCAT AGCCCAATTAGTGAATATTTGCAATTGTATGGGAATCCCTCCGTGCGGAACAGACGAATATTTACGTCTCATGCTTCGGAAAAGACTAAAAAC GATTAAAAAAGAGGATAAGGAAATTAACGAGAAGGGTGTGGAGTCTCTTTCGGAAGCTGATCTTCATAAGTGTTGTAGAGAGCGAGGTATACATTTGGTGGAAGAAATGCGTCAACAG CTTTACTCTTGGTTGGATTTAtcactgaatcatcaaattcccCCTTCACTTCTCATTCTCTCCat AACCTTCGCCACGACCGAAAAGTCAAAGCCTGAAGAAGCTATTTTAGCTACAATGTTTTCATTTCCACATGAGTTAGCACTTGTTGCTACCGCCAGATCCTTATCATGTCCAGATGCTGCTTATGACAAGAGTAGAAGACAATTCATTCTAAGAATGCAAAAGAAACTGATCAAG GATGAAAACATAAGGAAAAAAGTAATGTCTGATATGAAGCAATCTGTTACTACTCAAGATGATCCGGCTCTAGAAGAAATGACCATTCCACTAGCATATGCAGCGACAGAACAAGTTGAAGCAATTTCCGGGGACAAACAGAAAAAGCTTTGTGAAATTAGTTATGCAAATGCAGCTTTTTCTACTGCATTA CCCGTGATTACGGAATGCGAAAAGTTTTTGATGCTTGTCAAGAATGAG ATAAATCTTATTGACATAGAGGGTgaatatgataaaaaaattgcCATGAAAGCAGATAGAGCTGCCCGTGAGGTGAATGAGCAAGATGCTGTATTATGTACTGATGAGGAGGTTTCATCAGGACTGGCAAAATGG GCTGATGTCATGCTCCAAAACCTTGATAAAGAAATTGATGATGTCGATGCTGTATTATGTACTGATGAGGAGGTTTCATCAGTACTGGCAAAACGG GCTGATGTCATGCTCCAAAACCTTGATAAAGAAATTGATGATGTCGATGCGGAAATTGGTTATCGTTGGCGAGGTCTTGACCG ATACTGCGACGGGACAGTTAGTCCGGAGATGGTTGCAGCTGCAGCTTTGTACTTGAAGGATGCTATGGGCAAGGAGGGGATTCAAAAACTTATCAGCAACATTTCAGATCATAATG GAGTTGATTTGGTTCCTGGCGGCAAGATATTGCGTGAGACCCTTATCACGTGCACTTGTGTGGGATTAGTTCCATACAATGGTTTTCGTGG GAAAGGTTGTGATGTTTTCAAGACGGGAAGATGTGTTAACATAATCACAGATGATACCTCTAAGATCTAA